A window of Nasonia vitripennis strain AsymCx chromosome 3 unlocalized genomic scaffold, Nvit_psr_1.1 chr3_random0004, whole genome shotgun sequence contains these coding sequences:
- the LOC116416658 gene encoding uncharacterized protein LOC116416658 — MKTIKKSNIDSKKLEIIEDLVNHCFQNGTERIILAGNWTNDGEMLLKRLFFVRESATIVGSDEESVFNRNRKFKSMYHINETIVQETPFIATNYVIFITSNATLSLALNNIRSLVSWNYQAFFLIVNQNSTDGCGSVRTYLNTVWSFNVLSAVLLCYESNHKYSLYTFNPFASVAPSFWKSVEYHDDFQKDDGWTIFNHALDAGITDHSQCMEIKFDKTKNLHGYTIKAGVTVYEDIKILHDEQKIELDLYHGEKKKITGMLWSHLNATLNVSFYPSMCTYDENHEFCGIMKDVMTSRVDYIMNELYQRDFWKQQSYPHSSSGVCVVASTIPVTSTEKFLLVFTYKFWLTILTASIGSAVLLMYLLKQNIVYASLEFLRMILCPPSMQQPQDQSGRIFFAVLIFLTMAINAYFQSRLSAMYTAPDTDPAIETIEDLEKSNLEVHGSNNFREFFYRSVIYDRFRTNSLSNCTKELEAGEYKSCIYACPLKYLINETHSTHIAKHRMKELFRVFITREDWPLLPRFDQILRRMSESGFFQLYYERRDLFLQKHAPRRKKAQSYKLSLKHIAIAFYALTGGLVLASAAFIAEVFVSIVNAKINIASFCK; from the exons ATGAAAACTATCAAAAAATCGAATATCGACAGTaaaaaattggaaattatT GAGGATCTGGTAAATCATTGTTTTCAAAACGGAACGGAACGTATTATTTTAGCCGGTAATTGGACTAACGATGGTGAGATGCTATTGAAACGATTATTCTTCGTGAGAGAATCTGCAACTATCGTTGGATCGGACGAGGAGTCTGTTTTCAATCGCAACCGGAAGTTCAAGAGTATGTACCACATAAACGAAACCATCGTGCAAGAAACCCCATTCATAGCAACGAACTACGTCATTTTCATCACATCTAATGCGACGCTGTCCTTGGCACTGAATAATATTCGAAGCCTGGTTTCGTGGAATTATCAAGCGTTTTTTCTTATCGTGAATCAAAATTCAACGGACGGTTGTGGATCAGTACGGACTTACTTGAACACTGTTTGGTCTTTCAACGTATTGTCGGCAGTTTTATTATGCTACGAATCGAATCACAAATACAGTCTCTACACGTTCAATCCATTTGCTAGCGTTGCTCCGTCATTTTGGAAATCGGTCGAATACCACGATGACTTTCAGAAAGATGACGGTTGGACAATATTCAATCATGCATTAGATGCCGGAATTACGG ATCATTCGCAGTGCAtggaaattaaatttgacaaaACTAAAAACTTACACGGTTATACCATCAAGGCTGGGGTAACCGTTTATgaagatattaaaattttgcacGACGAACAAAAAATAGAATTGGATCTTTATcacggagagaaaaagaagataaCTGGAATGTTATGGAGTCATCTTAACGCAACTTTGAACGTGTCTTTTTATCCCTCTATGTGTACCTACGACGAAAATCACGAATTCTGCGGTATCATGAAAGACGTGATGACCAGTCGTGTGGATTACATAATGAACGAATTGTATCAACGTGATTTTTGGAAACAACAAAGCTATCCCCATTCGTCTTCCGGAGTCTGCGTCGTGGCATCTACTATTCCCGTGACATCGACCGAAAAGTTTCTGTTAGTTTTCACTTATAAATTCTGGTTGACGATCCTCACTGCCAGTATCGGTTCAGCTGTATTACTGATGTATCTTTTGAAACAAAATATCGTCTACGCATCGCTCGAATTCCTAAGAATGATTTTATGCCCACCTAGTATGCAACAACCTCAAGACCAGTCTGGTAGAATATTCTTCGctgttttaattttcttaacCATGGCAATCAACGCCTATTTTCAGAGTCGATTGAGCGCCATGTACACTGCTCCCGATACGGATCCAGCCATCGAAACCATAGAAGACTTGGAGAAGTCGAATTTGGAGGTGCACGGAAGCAATAACTTTCGAGAGTTTTTCTATCGCTCGGTGATTTACGATCGCTTTCGAACAAACTCTCTATCGAATTGCACAAAAGAGTTGGAAGCTGGCGAATACAAATCGTGCATTTACGCCTGTccattgaaatatttaattaacgAGACCCATTCCACGCACATAGCTAAGCACAGAATGAAGGAATTGTTCAGGGTATTCATCACGAGGGAAGACTGGCCCCTGTTACCGAGATTCGATCAAATACTTCGAAGAATGAGCGAATCgggattttttcaattatattatGAGCGGCGGGATTTGTTTCTCCAAAAGCACGCGCCGAGACGTAAGAAAGCACAGTCTTATAAATTGTCACTGAAACATATAGCTATAGCATTCTATGCTCTGACGGGAGGATTGGTTTTGGCATCAGCTGCTTTCATAGCAGAAGTTTTTGTTAGTATTGTTAACGCGAAGATTAATATAGCGagcttttgtaaataa